One window from the genome of Rariglobus hedericola encodes:
- a CDS encoding chemotaxis protein CheD → MAGSPTISMLFAQRVVIGVGDIAVSNNNMVTLTTYALGSCIGVVAYDPVNKAGGMFHLMLPDSSISAEKACKQPAMFADTGLPLFLRELAGVKADRNRIKIYLAGGACVLSGPDTFKIGERNSVAIKSLLAAQGLRITGSDLAGTLNRTLHLELATGLLTVKLPDRCEKITLN, encoded by the coding sequence ATGGCGGGCTCCCCCACTATTTCGATGCTGTTTGCGCAGCGTGTGGTCATTGGCGTCGGCGACATCGCCGTTTCCAACAACAACATGGTCACGCTCACCACCTACGCGCTGGGATCCTGCATCGGAGTCGTTGCCTATGATCCCGTGAACAAAGCCGGAGGCATGTTTCATCTGATGCTGCCGGACTCGTCGATCTCCGCCGAGAAAGCCTGCAAGCAGCCCGCCATGTTTGCCGATACCGGCCTGCCTCTTTTTCTCCGTGAACTCGCCGGTGTGAAGGCCGACCGCAATCGCATCAAAATCTACCTCGCCGGAGGTGCCTGCGTGCTCAGCGGTCCCGACACTTTCAAGATCGGCGAACGAAATTCCGTCGCGATCAAAAGCCTGCTGGCTGCCCAGGGACTTCGCATAACGGGCTCCGATCTGGCCGGCACCTTGAATCGCACCTTGCATCTGGAACTCGCCACCGGACTGCTCACGGTTAAGCTTCCCGATCGGTGCGAAAAGATCACCCTCAACTGA
- a CDS encoding protein-glutamate methylesterase/protein-glutamine glutaminase, whose translation MSPPKIRVLIVDDSAVVRKLVTEALAHDPAIEVVGTAVDPIIARTKIEQLNPDVITLDIEMPRMDGLTYLREIMETRPRPVIIMSSLSKTGSTQALEALRLGAVDVLGKPGGAYSFGDLGPQLCEKIKAAAVARLRPKEHTPALATAPASLRTTAATAINSGSTSPSPLTAREVVARIPLSTTHRQHHPRRIILLGASTGGTEALRSVLTRLPAGLPGIAIVQHIPPVFSKAFADRLNTLCAFPVREAVDGDRLTPSLALIAPGGRHLVLQWSSDGYRVRLSDWPAVWHQRPAVDILFKSAVECAGPQAIAGVFTGMGKDGAEGLLRLREKGALTFSQDEASSIVYGMPRAAWEQGGSQKQISLPMAAQHIVSLVETTSAAPPMAGDAHPA comes from the coding sequence ATGAGCCCGCCCAAGATTCGTGTGCTGATCGTGGATGACTCCGCCGTGGTGCGGAAACTCGTGACCGAGGCGCTCGCGCATGATCCAGCCATCGAGGTCGTCGGAACCGCTGTGGATCCGATCATCGCACGCACCAAAATCGAGCAGCTCAATCCCGATGTCATCACGCTCGACATCGAGATGCCGCGCATGGACGGGCTGACTTACCTGCGAGAAATCATGGAAACCCGGCCGCGACCGGTGATCATCATGAGTTCGCTTTCCAAAACCGGCTCCACGCAGGCGCTCGAAGCCTTGCGTCTCGGCGCCGTCGATGTGCTGGGAAAACCCGGCGGCGCGTATTCGTTTGGCGATCTCGGCCCCCAGCTCTGCGAAAAAATCAAAGCCGCCGCCGTGGCTCGTTTGCGCCCCAAGGAGCACACGCCGGCGCTCGCAACCGCACCCGCCTCGCTTCGCACCACGGCTGCCACGGCAATAAATTCCGGATCCACCTCCCCTTCCCCCCTGACCGCACGCGAGGTGGTTGCACGGATTCCCCTCAGCACCACGCATCGCCAGCACCATCCACGTCGCATCATTTTGCTGGGTGCTTCCACCGGAGGCACTGAAGCGCTGCGCTCCGTGCTCACGCGTCTGCCCGCAGGACTTCCCGGCATCGCCATTGTGCAGCACATACCGCCGGTATTTTCCAAAGCCTTCGCCGATCGCCTCAACACCTTGTGCGCGTTTCCCGTGCGCGAAGCCGTCGATGGCGACCGCCTCACGCCAAGCCTCGCGCTGATCGCTCCCGGCGGCCGTCACTTGGTTCTGCAGTGGAGCTCCGACGGCTACCGCGTGCGGCTCAGCGACTGGCCCGCCGTCTGGCACCAGCGCCCGGCCGTCGATATCCTGTTCAAATCGGCGGTCGAATGCGCAGGTCCCCAGGCGATTGCCGGCGTGTTTACCGGCATGGGCAAGGACGGCGCCGAGGGGCTGTTGCGCCTGCGCGAAAAAGGTGCACTGACCTTCTCGCAAGACGAGGCCAGCAGTATCGTTTACGGCATGCCGCGCGCAGCGTGGGAACAGGGCGGTTCTCAAAAACAGATCAGCCTGCCGATGGCCGCCCAACACATCGTATCGCTGGTCGAAACCACTTCAGCCGCGCCCCCGATGGCGGGCGACGCCCATCCCGCCTGA
- a CDS encoding HDOD domain-containing protein: MIPTLAEVCTQALGLPAAPVLIPRILHVLSREDSSVAEFESVVKLDTALAVSTLRLANSAYFSAGHNRVDNLGDAIQRLGQREIYRLAALALTGRWMNTPVKGFGWEASDFCRFSLVTAVAAEYLAEQTGRVEPQTAYTAGLLHEVGKLAVAYSCANHFGEIRERQESQGITWLEAEKSVLGYNHAEVGAMLLRRWNFPEVLIAVAQYNPPTASAPAAALPLLVHVHAAKFLATSMGPGVGDDGFLFNLNAPLLSEWGITNALLESALPVIFDRASRIMKEKLTYGQLSF; this comes from the coding sequence ATGATTCCCACTCTGGCCGAAGTTTGCACCCAGGCGCTCGGGCTTCCGGCCGCGCCGGTTTTGATCCCACGCATCCTTCACGTGCTGTCGCGTGAAGATTCGTCCGTGGCCGAGTTCGAGTCGGTGGTGAAACTGGATACGGCGCTGGCAGTATCCACGTTGCGGCTGGCGAACTCCGCTTATTTTTCAGCGGGGCATAATCGTGTGGATAACCTCGGCGACGCCATTCAACGACTGGGGCAGCGCGAGATTTACCGCCTGGCGGCGCTGGCTTTGACCGGTCGGTGGATGAACACCCCAGTGAAAGGCTTTGGTTGGGAGGCGAGCGACTTTTGCCGGTTCTCACTCGTGACGGCGGTGGCGGCGGAATACCTGGCCGAACAGACCGGACGCGTTGAACCGCAGACGGCTTATACGGCGGGTCTGCTGCACGAAGTGGGCAAGCTGGCGGTGGCTTACAGCTGTGCGAATCATTTTGGAGAGATTCGCGAGCGTCAGGAGTCGCAGGGCATCACCTGGCTGGAGGCGGAAAAATCCGTGCTGGGTTACAATCATGCGGAGGTCGGGGCGATGCTGCTGCGTCGCTGGAATTTTCCGGAGGTGCTGATCGCGGTGGCGCAATATAATCCGCCGACGGCGAGTGCGCCCGCGGCCGCACTGCCACTGTTGGTGCATGTGCATGCGGCGAAGTTTCTGGCGACCTCGATGGGCCCCGGCGTCGGCGATGATGGATTCCTCTTTAATCTGAATGCTCCACTGCTGTCGGAATGGGGCATTACGAATGCGTTGCTGGAGTCCGCATTGCCGGTGATCTTCGATCGCGCGAGCCGGATTATGAAGGAGAAACTGACCTACGGGCAGCTCTCGTTCTAA
- a CDS encoding HD domain-containing phosphohydrolase yields the protein MNPSGDPHSPRILVVDDEAIVLGALKETLERDGHRVTATTSPIRALEMLRDQDFAVILSDHRMPEMMGLDFLIESRKIRPNASRILITAVLSLPTIVEAINKGEIFRFVAKPWLREELAATIRNAFQRHHLVSENERLSAQTQELNSRLMVANASLARQVKDLEKQKSALDAANQDLATSYDHSLDLCSRILATYDPYLGGQTKAVVEIAQCMADTNHFTDGERHALRTGAWLCDLGLIGIPRELLRAFRTHPSRLTERERESIQTHPIYSQTLASYVDTNPLVAETIRAHHERFDGTGFPDALRAQSIPWPARCLAVAVCFVESGLAKEKAIEAILAESGKAFDPEAVRLFLKVTHLVQLPRQVHEIMLEELQPGMVLANGLYSPHGLLLVGEGQTLSASTIAKIRNHNLISAISQRLLVYS from the coding sequence ATGAACCCGTCCGGTGATCCACATTCTCCGCGTATCCTTGTTGTCGATGACGAGGCCATCGTCTTGGGCGCGCTCAAGGAAACCCTCGAGCGCGACGGGCACCGGGTAACCGCCACCACCAGTCCGATCCGCGCGCTCGAGATGCTGCGTGACCAGGATTTTGCGGTGATCCTTTCCGACCATCGGATGCCCGAGATGATGGGTCTCGATTTCCTGATCGAGTCGCGAAAAATCCGCCCGAACGCCTCGCGTATTCTCATCACCGCGGTGCTCTCGCTGCCCACCATTGTGGAGGCGATCAACAAGGGTGAGATTTTCCGCTTCGTCGCCAAACCGTGGCTGCGCGAAGAGCTGGCCGCGACCATCCGCAACGCATTTCAACGCCACCATCTCGTCAGCGAAAACGAACGCCTCAGTGCCCAAACGCAGGAGCTCAACTCGCGCCTGATGGTCGCCAACGCCTCGCTCGCCCGGCAGGTCAAGGACCTCGAAAAACAAAAGTCGGCCCTCGACGCGGCCAATCAGGATCTCGCCACCAGTTACGACCACTCGCTCGATCTGTGCAGCCGTATTCTCGCGACGTATGACCCCTATCTCGGAGGCCAGACCAAGGCCGTGGTGGAGATCGCCCAATGCATGGCGGACACCAATCACTTCACCGATGGTGAACGTCACGCACTCCGCACCGGCGCGTGGCTGTGCGACCTCGGGCTGATCGGCATCCCGCGCGAGTTGTTGCGCGCTTTCCGCACGCATCCATCGCGCCTCACCGAGCGCGAGCGCGAGAGCATTCAGACCCACCCGATCTACAGCCAGACGCTCGCCTCTTACGTCGACACCAATCCGCTGGTGGCGGAAACGATCCGCGCCCACCACGAGCGTTTTGACGGCACGGGTTTCCCCGACGCCTTGCGCGCCCAATCGATTCCCTGGCCGGCAAGGTGTCTTGCCGTCGCCGTGTGTTTTGTCGAAAGCGGCCTGGCCAAGGAAAAAGCCATCGAAGCGATTCTTGCCGAGTCGGGAAAAGCCTTCGATCCCGAGGCCGTGCGCCTGTTTCTCAAGGTCACCCACCTGGTTCAACTACCACGGCAGGTGCACGAGATCATGCTCGAAGAACTGCAACCCGGCATGGTGCTCGCCAACGGTCTTTACAGTCCGCACGGCCTGCTTCTCGTCGGTGAAGGCCAGACCTTGAGCGCCAGCACCATCGCCAAGATTCGTAATCACAATCTCATCAGTGCGATCAGCCAGCGGCTGCTCGTATATTCCTGA